One Anthonomus grandis grandis chromosome 13, icAntGran1.3, whole genome shotgun sequence DNA segment encodes these proteins:
- the LOC126743779 gene encoding uncharacterized protein LOC126743779 encodes MKSFGIFVVLFAFIALSLAGGHDHDDYYKSSHDDSNKVVYVEKESRYNRPSYKVEEGDSEYKNVVYKYEEPDEKKVRVDVKVVKQQGKDENVLYKYLEDYHH; translated from the exons ATGAAATCTTTTGGG ATATTTGTGGTTCTTTTTGCCTTCATCGCTCTAAGTTTAGCTGGTGGACATGATCATGATGATTACTATAAAAGTTCTCATGACGACTCAAATAAGGTGGTCTACGTAGAAAAAGAATCCAGATACAATAGGCCCAGTTACAAAGTTGAGGAGGGAGATTCAGAATATAAGAACGTAGTTTATAAATATGAAGAACCAGATGAGAAGAAGGTTCGTGTTGATGTTAAAGTGGTTAAACAACAAGGAAAAGATGAAAATGTTTTGTACAAGTATCTTGAGGACTACCATcactaa
- the LOC126744084 gene encoding uncharacterized protein LOC126744084, whose amino-acid sequence MLTVETETVLQNIEADNINQIRAQCSNILRTELKSIKNAPNKTEGDFNSTLIKSIKNKLQNSNLTLTKADKGNCVVILNKNDYDTKVTQFIQENNFRKQSARLPSFIKKVNDTLKFCTNLINPQLRYFLSANNTNVPKLYGLLKVHKSDIPASMPIRPVVAYTNSPTYKLAKWLNNHLITTIDCHFPYTIKNNIQLVDKIKDIIIPENAFFISLDVTNLFTNIPIFEVVDIIKNKLFNSTLTNIETQEIINILEICLKQNFFNFDNETYIQEDGLAMGSPLSPLLADTFMNHFESNNILNNNPYLSNILYYYRYVDDCILLWNGNKQNLSDFLSFINNIHPKIKFTLEVEINKTITFLDLLIKNVNNKHDFEIYRKPSHTGTIIHNESFHPFSHKAAALNSYVNRALQIPQTTESRDRELNIIKQIAQTHNFSPNLVDKIKNKFLLRNAFQNVYIPHQTILSNQPVNKFISLTYNGAVSYKIQRVLTSLNVKVAFKSSNSLGNLLINNKDKTDPLSCKGIYKLYCECGYFYVGRTKRSFKARFSEHDRCIRQNNPESLFAKHIMETGHPSNLLDNYKILHRVQDNINLNNLELLEIKRSLKKEYDKSLNIQINIPETNLINILFE is encoded by the coding sequence atgttaacAGTGGAAACTGAAACGGTTCTACAGAATATAGAAGCagataatataaatcaaattaGAGCCCAGTGTAGTAACATTTTAAGAACTGAGTTAAAGTCAATTAAAAATGCACCTAATAAAACTGAAGGTGATTTCAATTCTACActaattaaatctataaaaaataaattacaaaattcaaacttaaCCCTGACAAAAGCTGACAAAGGAAACTGTGTtgttatcttaaataaaaatgactatGACACTAAAGTGACTCAATTTatccaagaaaataattttcgaaaacaGAGTGCAAGATTACCatcatttatcaaaaaagtgaATGACAccttaaaattttgtacaaatttaatcaatcctcaattaagatattttctttcaGCTAACAACACAAATGTTCCTAAACTTTATGGCCTTCTTAAAGTTCATAAATCAGATATACCTGCTTCAATGCCCATAAGACCGGTGGTAGCATACACTAACTCTCCAACATATAAATTAGCTAAATGGCTTAATAATCACTTAATTACTACTATAGATTGTCACTTTCCCtacactataaaaaataatattcaacttGTGGACAAAATCAAAGATATCATTATCCCTGAAAATGCCTTTTTTATCTCTCTAGATGTAACAAATCTCTTTACTAACATTCCTATATTCGAGGTAgtggatattattaaaaacaaattatttaattctacatTGACCAATATCGAAAcacaagaaataataaatatcctagaaatttgcttaaaacaaaatttctttaattttgataatgaaaCCTATATACAAGAGGATGGCCTAGCCATGGGATCTCCATTATCCCCCCTCTTAGCTGATACATTTATGAATCACTTcgaaagtaataatattttgaataacaaCCCCTACCTATCTAATATACTGTATTATTATAGATATGTAGATGACTGCATTTTATTATGGAATGGCAATAAACAAAATCTTAGTGATTTTCTATCATTCATTAATAACattcatccaaaaataaaatttacattagaaGTGGAAATCAATAAAACCATAACCTTTTTagacttacttattaaaaacgtaaataataaacatgattttgagaTATATAGAAAACCTAGCCACACTGGAACAATCATACACAATGAGTCATTCCATCCTTTTTCACATAAAGCAGCAGCTTTAAATAGTTATGTAAATAGAGCACTACAGATTCCTCAAACAACTGAAAGCAGGGATAGAGAGTTgaatattatcaaacaaattgcccaaactcataatttttctcccaatttagtagacaaaataaaaaataaatttctattacgTAATGCGTTCCAAAATGTCTACATACCACATCAAACAATATTAAGTAATCAGCCAGTAAATAAGTTCATTTCACTTACATACAATGGAGCAGTTTCTTATAAAATCCAACGAGTTCtaacttctttaaatgttaagGTTGCCTTTAAATCGAGCAATTCATTAGGTAActtattgattaataataaagacaaaacGGATCCGTTATCTTGTAAAGGAatttataagctttattgtgAGTGTGGTTATTTTTATGTAGGTAGAACGAAGCGTAGTTTTAAAGCTCGGTTTAGCGAACATGACCGAtgcattagacaaaacaatccTGAGTCTTTATTTGCTAAGCATATTATGGAGACCGGTCACCCATCGAATCTACTAGATAATTACAAGATCTTACATAGAGTTCAGGAcaacataaatctaaataatcttgaattACTCGAGATTAAAAGATCTCTCAAAAAAGAATATGATAAATCTCTTAATATTCAGATTAACATTcctgaaactaatttaattaatattttatttgaataa